From Streptomyces zhihengii, the proteins below share one genomic window:
- a CDS encoding MFS transporter — protein sequence MSAVLDPVAARRRFAAVTFLFWLPVGMYIPSQVLLFTERGMTLATVAALFAVHSFTVSALELPTGGLSDVLGRRPVLAAAGVLNLGALLLAALGDSVWMLVCAMLLLGSGRALSSGPAEAWYVDTVQAAEGPGAELRTGLARGGTASAAALAAGTLLGGSLPLGLSALGMEAFGTVLPLSVPSLVGALVCAGYVAYVLTALPEPPRPPAGLGSVLRGVPATVLGGLRLGKGDAVVRRLLLTAGAAGAALASIELLTPGRAARLTGAAESGAVLFAVLACAGFAGTALGSHLAPWAARLTGSGERAVLATLAVSATGLLLLGATAASTGPFALAVAALGYALVYVGFGAAGPNENDLLHRRVTGSVRATALSVQSLALQLVGALAGLGAGVLPIGPLPWLLGGAILLAGALLWARATPAPALPHPTAETVPDPA from the coding sequence ATGAGCGCCGTCCTCGACCCGGTGGCGGCCCGCCGCCGCTTCGCCGCCGTCACCTTCCTCTTCTGGCTCCCGGTCGGGATGTACATCCCGTCGCAGGTCCTGCTGTTCACCGAGCGGGGCATGACGCTGGCCACCGTCGCGGCACTCTTCGCCGTGCACTCCTTCACCGTCTCCGCGCTCGAACTGCCCACCGGCGGGCTGTCGGACGTCCTCGGACGGCGGCCCGTGCTCGCCGCGGCGGGCGTGCTCAACCTCGGCGCGCTGCTGCTGGCGGCGCTCGGCGACAGCGTGTGGATGCTGGTCTGCGCGATGCTGCTGCTGGGCTCCGGACGCGCCCTGTCCAGCGGCCCGGCCGAGGCCTGGTACGTCGACACCGTGCAGGCGGCCGAGGGCCCCGGCGCCGAGCTGCGCACCGGGCTCGCCCGCGGCGGCACCGCCTCAGCCGCCGCGCTCGCCGCCGGCACCCTGCTCGGCGGCTCCCTGCCGCTCGGCCTGTCCGCGCTCGGGATGGAGGCGTTCGGCACGGTCCTGCCGCTGTCGGTCCCCTCGCTGGTAGGCGCCCTGGTGTGCGCCGGCTACGTCGCCTACGTGCTCACCGCCCTCCCCGAGCCGCCCCGGCCGCCCGCCGGTCTCGGCTCGGTGCTGCGCGGCGTCCCGGCGACCGTGCTGGGCGGCCTGCGGCTCGGGAAGGGGGACGCCGTGGTGCGCCGGCTGCTCCTCACGGCGGGCGCCGCCGGCGCGGCCCTCGCCTCCATCGAACTCCTCACCCCCGGACGGGCAGCGCGGCTCACCGGCGCGGCCGAGTCGGGAGCGGTGCTCTTCGCGGTGCTGGCGTGCGCGGGCTTCGCCGGCACGGCGCTCGGCAGCCATCTCGCGCCCTGGGCTGCCCGGCTGACGGGCAGCGGCGAGCGGGCCGTGCTCGCCACCCTCGCCGTGAGCGCCACCGGTCTGCTGCTCCTCGGCGCCACGGCCGCGTCCACCGGCCCGTTCGCCCTCGCCGTCGCCGCGCTCGGCTACGCGCTGGTGTACGTGGGCTTCGGCGCGGCGGGCCCCAACGAGAACGACCTGCTGCACCGCCGCGTGACCGGTTCCGTCCGCGCGACGGCGCTGTCCGTGCAGTCCCTCGCGCTCCAGCTGGTCGGCGCCCTCGCGGGCCTCGGCGCCGGAGTCCTCCCGATCGGCCCCCTGCCCTGGCTGCTCGGCGGCGCGATCCTGCTCGCCGGCGCCCTGCTGTGGGCCCGCGCCACCCCCGCCCCGGCGCTCCCCCACCCGACCGCGGAGACGGTGCCGGACCCGGCGTGA